The DNA region CTTTCCAACTCCCGGTTGTCCTGTAATAAATATTTTCATCATCTTATGATTCCCCATTGAATCTTTAAGTTTTTGTATTATATCATAAAAGAGCTATGTATATTACTATTGATCTTGGAACAACAAATATAAAGATTATAATTTGGAGTGAAGAGGGGAAAATTTTAAAAAAAGAATCTATAAATACACCTATAGAAAGAGATAAAACCATTAATCCTCTTAGATTGATAAATACAATAGAGGAAATTACTGAAAAATTTAAGAGAAAATATAAAAATAGAATAACGGGTATTTCCACAGGAGGAATGGCAGAATCAGGTTTACTTATTGATAAAAAAGGAAGGCCTCTAACTCCTGTTTATACTTGGCTCGACCATCGAGGAGGAGAAGAACTTAAAATCCTTAAAAAACTAAGTAGGGAAAGAATCTTTGAGATTACAGGTTTAAAAATTAATCCTAAGTATTCCTTAGCAAAAATTCTGTGGCTTAAAAAACACTATAAAGATCTATGGAGAAATTCTTATAAATGGTTAAACGTCATAGACTTTATAAATTATCACTTTACAGGAAAACCTATTACAGACTACTCTCTTGCAAGCAGAATGCTTCTTTTTGATATAAGGAACAAAAAATGGTCAGAGGAAATATTAAATCTGTGTGAAATTCCTATGGAAAAACTTCCAGAAGTAAAGCCAGCAGGAAGCATTATAGAAGAGAAAGAACAAATATACGTTTTAGGAGGACATGATCATCCTATAGGTAGCCTAACTTTGGATCTCTCTAAAACTCTTTATGATTCTTGGGGTACAGCAGAAGCCATTTTAGCGCACACTAAGGAGCCTATGCTTATAGAATCTATAAAAGAATTAGGCTATTCTGTGGGTTGCATTTGGAATAATCTTTATTATGTAATAGCAGGAATACCATATTCGGGAGGAATAACGAAATGGACAAAAGAAAAGTTAAAGCTTAGTTTTAAAGTCAAAACAGAAAAATCATCAAAGATCTTATTCTTCCCCTACTTAATGGGAAAGGAAAATAGAAACTCAAAGATTATAAAAGCATTTTTTTATGGGATTGATTTAAATACCTCTTTAAAAGATATAGGGCAGGCCATTTGGGAAGGAGTATTTTTTGAAACTAAAACCATTATTGAAAGTTTAAAAAAGAATTTTGAGATTAAAAAAATCATAGTCTCTGGTGGAATGACAAGATATAAATCTCTCCTACAACTCAAAGCCAACATAATAAATATGCCTCTTCATATCTCAAAAGAAAAAGAATTAACATCTAAAGGCTTAGCTTTACTAATCTCAAAAGCTTTAAACAAAGAATTAGAAAACTTTAAAGAGAAAAGTTTCTTAACTATATACTCCCAAAATAAAGAGGAATTTGAAAAGGTATATTTCGAATATAAAAAAATAAGAGACCTGCTGGGACTGTAATCCCAGCAGGTCTATCTTTTTAATTATTTTAATCCCTCTAAAACAGCATTTATTGCAGCTTCAAACTTAGGTTTCAAAGCCTTTATAGATTTTGCTGGATTTGCTGTGTCAATTTGGTC from Dictyoglomus turgidum DSM 6724 includes:
- a CDS encoding FGGY-family carbohydrate kinase; the protein is MYITIDLGTTNIKIIIWSEEGKILKKESINTPIERDKTINPLRLINTIEEITEKFKRKYKNRITGISTGGMAESGLLIDKKGRPLTPVYTWLDHRGGEELKILKKLSRERIFEITGLKINPKYSLAKILWLKKHYKDLWRNSYKWLNVIDFINYHFTGKPITDYSLASRMLLFDIRNKKWSEEILNLCEIPMEKLPEVKPAGSIIEEKEQIYVLGGHDHPIGSLTLDLSKTLYDSWGTAEAILAHTKEPMLIESIKELGYSVGCIWNNLYYVIAGIPYSGGITKWTKEKLKLSFKVKTEKSSKILFFPYLMGKENRNSKIIKAFFYGIDLNTSLKDIGQAIWEGVFFETKTIIESLKKNFEIKKIIVSGGMTRYKSLLQLKANIINMPLHISKEKELTSKGLALLISKALNKELENFKEKSFLTIYSQNKEEFEKVYFEYKKIRDLLGL